The genomic stretch TCCGCAGCAACACCTCCACCAACATCCAGTTTCCGTTGTCCAACGCAACGGAACATCCTCGGTGGCCACTTCGGAAGATGGGGACGAATCTTGTAGTATGCCGGACGAGGAAGACGATACCCAAACCATTATCGAACATCTCAGCTCCGTTTCGTCGCCACAGGTTAATGAGATTACGTCTCGATCAGCCTTATTCCAATGGTCACCACCCAGTCCACTACCGCCTGCTGAAACGCTACCCTTCAACGTGCATGATCTGCATTACGAATTGCTGCTTAGTGATCCAGGAAAGGAGAACAAATACAAGAGTATATTCAAGGGTAGTTCACTAAGTTGCATGGTGCAGGATTTACGACCCGGTCAGGAGTACACCGTCAGATTGCAGGTTTATCTGGACCAACTTCACGGATCCCCGACGGAAGCAACTGTTTTCAATACGCCTGCCTGTGAACCGGAAGTTCCAAAGATCCCCACGCTAAtagctagaacaaaaaattcACTCCAGCTACGCTGGAACGCTGCGGCCGACAATGGCGCTCACATTACCAATTACATTCTCGAGTACGACAATGGAAAGTATAACGGAATGATTCACTTGATCAATTcccaaaattgtgattttgtagAGGTATGTAAAACAAAAGGTAAACAGTTTACTGTAAACAAGTTGCACCCTTCCACTTGCTACATTTTCCGCCTTGCGGCGGTGAATGAGTACGGCCGCAGCGGATATTCAGATCTGGTAAAATTCAATACTGCTGGCAATCCGCCATCGCAGCCAACGCCACCAGCGCTGCAACATGCAACGGCAACCTCGCTCAAACTCGCCTGGCAGCGACGGTCACCGAGTGAGGGATTCACGTTGCAAATGAACGATCTGGACCAGGGCTACGGTTATAGGAACATTTACACCGGAATGGACACCGTGTACGAGTGTGTAGGATTAAGACGAGCAACAACATTCCACTTTAGGGTAAAAGCAGAGAACGAAAATGGCCAAAGTCCGTACAGTAAAGAGGTAGTGTTTAAAACACTACCTTCCTGCCCGGGCCGACCGACCAAACCTCAGGTGAAGGGTAAAATTCACGCGACGGCATTTAAGGTCAAGTGGGACCCGCCGGTTGATACGGGTGGCGCCGAAATTTCGCTCTACCATCTGGAGATCAACTCGTGTTCGTTGTACGAGAGGATATACAGTGGTAAGGAGTCGGAGGCGCTAATAGAACGACTCAGCCCCGGAACTACCTACCAGATTCGGGTGTTGTGCGAAGGCCCGGGTGGAATCAGTACATTCTCTGAACCGTGCCTGGTTACGACGGAACCGGTAACGCCGCGAGCACCTCAGCGACCCTACTGCAGTGGAGCACCGACACCGTACGCCGCCTGTTTGATGTGGGATAAGCCGGATTACAATGGAGGTAAGATTATCCGCTTTAtcgtctattttttatttttctaagaCTAGTTCACCGTTTGTTGTTCTCCTGGAATGCTTTATTTTCGAATGACACTATTATATTTTTCCGTCCGTAGGTGCACCAGTGCTCGAGTACGAGATGGAGGTGGAAATGACTAATAAGACGCGAAACTCTTGCTACCGCGGCAAGGATCAGTTCTGCGTAGTGAAAGACCTCAGGCCGGGTGAACTGTACACGGTACAGGTGCGTGCAATCAACCGTATAGGGGCCGGAGAGTGGTCGGAGGAGTACAGTTTCCATGCCGGCGCTGCGCCGCCGAACGCTCCCAAAGAGCTGCACATTTCAGTTAAATCGCCAACTCATCTAACTGTGATCTGGGACGAACCGCACTGCAATGGGGCACCAATCAGCGAGTATATCCTACAGTCAAGTACCGCGGCTGGTGATGCCACTGATAGCGACGACGTTGCCACCGTCGATACTGAGGAACTGGTCTTCCAGACTGTTTACCATGGTCAGCAACGAAGTGCTGAGCTGAAAAATCTTGCTCCATTCACCAGCTATCATTTTCGAGTGTGCGCAGTTAATAGTGCCGGAAGCTCTCGGTACTCATCGACGTTCTCACAGAAGACCCCAGCGGCACCGCCAAATGTCCCCGTTCTAGGGCAGCATAAAATTACGGCCAAAAGTATACTTATCGGCTGGGAGACGCCACATTGCAATGGTTCCTCGATTACCTATTACAACATCGAGTGCGGCGATCGAGTGATATCGAGAGACGCCGCTTCCACCGTGTTTCGAAGGAGCCGAACTGAGGGTGAGCCTAATCGGACCAGAAATGATGGTCGTGCTAGTGATGATTATGAAGAAAATGATGAAGAATTAGACGAGGAGCAAGACTACGATGAGGATGACCTGGCGGGCAGAGAGGATTCCGCAGCGTCCGAGAACGACGACGAAGAACTGTCAGAAACGAATTTATTAGATAATAGTGCCACTGTGGACACTAACCGGAATGAGTTGCTAATCGAGGATCTCCATCCGGAATCGGCGTACAAACTGAGAATTCAAGCCGTTAACGAGATAGGGACTGGCCCATTCTCCGGGTATCTCAAGTTTACTACCGCACCACTGCCACCAAAACCACCAAAGCTGGAGTGTATTCAATTTGGATTTTCACATCTGAAGTTGCGCTGGGGCGAAGGCAAGAACCTAATCGATCTTGCGCGATACTATGTGGAATTGGAAAACAATCGTACCGGAGAGTACCAGAATGTGTACACAGGAACGCGCAGCACTTGTAAAGTGATGAAATTGCATGAGCTAACCGCCTATACATTCCGGATAGCGGTCGAAACAAAACACGCTGGAATGGGAGACTTTTCCGAAGATTTCGTGTTCGTGACAAACGCCGCAACACCGAATACCATCAAGGCACCGAGGGTTTACATTGAACCGGTAAGTGGCAGCAGTGGTAATAGTTCACCTCAGCACCCACCGTCCTCGGTAAATGGCAGCGTCAACAATCTGAACGCGGCTGGTCTCCTACAGGGAAATACCCAATTAACCACAAGTAGCGGTCCCGCAACGGCCGGCGTTGGTTTATTGACCATCGAATGGCAAACAAGTCGAAACAATCCCTTTTCCGATGCGATAGAGTATATGCTACATATGGCCAAATCGAAGGATCAGGAATTCCACGAGGTGAGTTGTATTTTTTGtcataaaaaaacgaaaagagaTTTCCACTAACTCACTTTCTTTATTCAGATTTACCGCGGGCCGGAAACACGACATACCATCTACAATTTGTGCTACGGTGTGGGTTATCTTTTCAAAGTATGTCCGATACGAATTCGGTCCAACGGAGAAGAGATCCATGGTCAATTTTCACCGGTTTTGCATCACCAATTAACACCACATCGAACTTCAACTGCCAGTTCGCATGGTGGACATCTGCGACATGGTGGTGCGTGTCACGATGAAGTAGACGGATCCTGTTCAACCTCTTCCATGAGGACCCTGTTTGCCGGTAATGTGGTCAACAGTCGGGGTGAGCTAATTCTTGCTAATGCTGCTGCAGGTTACGATGGCCATCATCAGGCGAATCAGAACGCCAGTAGTGCTGCACAAACACTACTTCATTTGCCCAAGGGAGCAAATCTGATGCAAACGGTTTCCGAACTGTTCGAGGCAGACTCCAGCAAGGCGGTTCTGTTCGTACTCATCTTTATTGTGCTGTCGATGATCGTTGCAGCTTGCCTGAAGTAAAACTCCTCATCTATAAATCATAATCTGCAGTCAAcgtctctctctcactctcttatTGCCTCGCTCGCCCTCTGCCCCTGTCTATCGTTGCACCAGCGTAATTTCGGAACGAATACCTAAGTGTGTGAAAAATAATGAGGGGGGCGAATGGGGCATCAAACTTACATTTTTTTAGCTGTGCATTTTTTAATCATTATTGTCACAAGTGCTACTCAATTATCGATGCTTACTATCTAGCAGTCGTTATTAGTCCGAACCAGagaaaaacaagacaaaaaaaaataacaacagcCACAACAAATGAAATAGATAATATGCTGTGGTGGAGGAAATGTGAAAAACAATTCACCGTAAAAGAATATTGCTGTCACTGTTTGTCACTGCTACAACTATTGAAACTATTGCTAACCTGGGAAAGTAAACAAAAATTACACGTATACAAGCAAAACATAACATACATTACTTAGCTAATTTGCTGTAAATTGTGGTGGAACGAAAACCAGTAGGAATTTATTCTCCAGTGTTTGGTCTTCTCTAAAAatcaagaatgaaaaaaaaaaaacaaaaacataataAAATGGGGTGCACCATGAAAGTTTGCAGAACATAAGAAATGATTGCAGATAATATTATATGTTAAATTTGCTATATTGTTTATGTTACGATTATTCCCATTAGAAAAGAAAAAGGAACggcgaaaaacaaaaacaaagcgAATTGATCGTGTGCGTTTATTGAGATATGATACGAAACGAAGAGGGTAGGAAGTTTATACAGAATTGAACAAAAAAGCTACAGTGTCCTTATATTACGCTTAGAGATAGTGGAAGGAAAGCTGAGCCCATTACAAAATTTGTTGCCCAGAAAAgttgttcagtttttttttctgcattgtTCTTTTGAAACGTGCATTGTGCTAAGTTAATTCGCTTGCAAAGCGCTTTGTTTTTCGAACCTTATGAGTAAAAGTAAAATGAAGACAGTCAGTAAAATTTACCCCAAACAGACATGCAGACgagcaaacaaacaaacaacccGCTTGATTAGAAGTGTTACtccgaaaacgaaaaaaaatcaatatacgTTTATGAAAATAAGAAGTAAAAACAAGGAAAACTATAGTATTACTAATTATAAACGAGCAGAAACAAGCAAGGAAGGAGACGAGAATCGAATggaaaacgtgtaaaaatagcCCTATCGTAATATTCAACTCACTAAAATAGTCACACATTTAGACAGATTAATTTCCCATCTGAACAAGGAAGATGTCGAAATCCTTCACGATGAAATATAAAACTGAATGCATTCCATACAAGCTCTTTTAAAACTACGTTCTACCGATTTAAACCATTGCATCTACTGGAACAGGCAATATACTTAGCGGATCAAATCAAACCAATCGAAACTAggaaacaccattttctatgcTACTATTCTCATACTTCTCGATTTTTAAGTACGGCTAACAGAATACAGGTTATCATAGATAAGACAAAACTAAGCTACACACAGAAATTAAGGAAAAAACAAATCTCATGCACTACAACATGCTAACACATTTAAGCTTATTTTGTTCATGTTTGAGTGTATTCGAAATGACAGGTCGCGCTTTGtaatgtaaaattatctactGGTTTTTTGAGTTGAATAAATTCCAAAAAGTTTGACCATCATGCACTGATGATCTAGTCTCTTCAACAATCCGAGTCAGCGTTAtggaattgttttgttttaaatttaaaattagcaTGTGAGAAACCTACAAAACGCGGTTCTGTTATTTCGGATTTCCCAAGAAGCGAATTCAAATACATACCTACACAAAGAATCGATTGCAAGCTGGAAGAGAAACGCTGCGTGTATATTACTTTTGATAATATTGCAATTCATTTCTTTTTATTGGTGATTGTTCCATGTGCAATTTTTGTATCGTTTTACTAGCTAAATTATTTGTGGATACGATGCATTTTATTCGCCTTATTATAAACTCTATTTACACTCCGCTACGGGAGGATGAATCGTGCCCGGTTATACATGAATATATAGAAGCAGACACAACTAACCAGAAACAAGGAGATTTACAGCTTGACATCCCTCTAGGTAAGGTAGCACTATGACAAAAGGTAGTAGAAAAGCTTGTAAAACTTTTCTTTTATGCTATGGTGTACTTGTAATTTTCCGTTGTTGTTTAGTTTTACTGGATCCTAGCCCTCGAAAATGACGTATTTGCAATACACTGATATAGATAAGTTGTGCATTTCacttttacgttttttttttctctctaagCTAGAGCAAATCATATTTACACGATGCTTTTTATTTATCAGCTTGTTTTATTTTCCTGCGCCCGGCTTCCACTATTTACGTTAGGAGAACAACAAGtgtaattttatgtttttactaGTTTAGCgaatgaacttttttttctctcaaagAATGCAACAGGAAACAGGTGAAACGGGACACAAGCATACTGAAAGTTAtacgaaaaaagaaaaacaagtttgaaaatAAGACAAAGTAAGCATGACACAATGATGTTTGCTACTGGAAGGGGTAATATTGGGGCAACATCTGTTCGGGAGTGATGAAAGTGATTAACATATGGAAACGATAATAAAACAGCTTCAGTCTAAGAGACGACTTAATCCACTAAAGTCGCATGCAATGTAACAAACAAATTTCTTTTTCTCCATGAATACGGAAATGCGAAAATAGATGCCTaaacaaatgtaaattttttatagtTCATTCGACTTTATTTTTGTTAATAAAACTGTAATTTGTATATAAAAAACAGCGGTGAAAATATACGACGTTTCAGTTCTTCTAAAACGTTTCTACGCAAAAAAAGTAAAGTGAGACGCAGACAAACGTTGGCTAGGAAAACTAGGTAATAATACGGAAAGAACGGAGAGAATGAAAATGATGATGATAAGCACCAGAGAGAATAATAAGAAGCTGAAATCAAGGTTTCTTGTATCTAAAGCAACGGATAAATGAATGCTATATACATAAATGGATATGCAAAACCTATTCTATCGAACCATGATTCAAGGAAAGATCGTAAAATAATTATTACTAAAAGTATATACATGATTATATTAATGATGGGGGTATAATAGTAATtgtataaattttactaaaCAATCTCTATTCATtagaattcatatgcgaaatattttttacaaaacaaaagaaaCACCTTTATATCTcatttttattacatttatgATAATTTGTTTATTAGAAATgttatattttgtatttttttaatattataatTTACTTTCTTTTCTCCtacaaaacaagaaaactattgcaaacaaaacaacaaagTAGGATAGTGgcgagcaaagcaaagcaaacagaaaaaaaacaaaaaaacgttatatgattatgaaaacaagaAACGTTATATGATTATAATCGTACGCTAAAACAATGAGGAACATGGAACTGAAAATCGTCAGTTTTCAAAATTATGGAACTAGCTGAGCGAAATATGGTAGGGAAACTCTAGAATCGAAGAATACGAAATGATAATATTACACTATGAACATatggaaacaaacaaaaaaactgaaGGAATAATGTATAACAGAAACAAATATTACTGCAAGAGCGACACACACAtataaacaattaaaacaagtggaaaaacaattaaaatatatatGTTAAAAGTGGTCATTAAGTATATAAACAACAAAAACATCTTAATATATATGAACaatatttaatttaacagaaatatattttatgtaaaaaataGATTCGGGTTGATTTTTATTCAGTAATAGAACACAAAACATTGTCACTCATTTGAACTCTGTATCTCGCTGAAGAGCTTTTCTCAAATCAGACTTAATCTACTTGGGGTGTAAAAATAAGGCATTCGTAAATACGTTGCAAAATGGTTTCAATTGACTTTCGGAAGCAAAACATGTGACAAAGAGTAATATTCTCACTTGAATAGAATGTTTTCAGGTAGGCCATGACTCAATTTTTGTTTTCCGTTTTTGTCTACAACACGTGCTTTCTGAATGAATGTATTCATAACTAATTTAGTGTAATTTCACGAGTCttttgtcgaattcgtttttacggcaggactatcccgtcccggactacgctttgcagctgagaaaaaaacactttccgagcagttgcattgcaatggtgtgcgtaataccagaggtagctgtcacttttgttttggtcattatcgccattgtcttttgtacacaaaatttgccaatttactgaaaaatgacaaaataacaaaataaaataaataaaattcaacccgatgtttgacacgcgaagaacgataatcaaagcaaacacacattttgacacatttttttttgattttgacacatacgtgtgaatgtgttggtgtctttgaaactgcactctgtttcttgcgcggactgtccgggacagaaaaagggtagtccgggatagtccggaaaatgtaaaaaaaaaacagtgataggacatagtgtagtccgcggggtatcTACACCGCAAAAAAGAAAAGGACATTTATAAATCATGGTGTGATTTATGTTTACTGGATAAACAGTGAAAGCCATGGTAAGTATGTATTTAAGTAAGTTGAATCTATGAACGTTTGAAATCGCGGAAAACTAGTGGCTGTTTCCACAGTGTTGTTTAATCTCTTCCAGTCTAATTTTTATATCACTTGATTTTCATCAATCGTATACTAAAAAAAACGTTACAGAATTATTTGAAAAACGTAGCGGATTGTAGCGCCTTGTGCCGCACAATTCAGAAATCTGCGTAGAAACCCCCAAAGAGTGCCAAAATCACCAGTTGATCACCATGCGTCCCCACTGATGTTCCGTACAGCATGCAATTTTTAAGTGACGGACTGATTTTACTTGAGCTAAGAAAAAGAGACAAAAATTACATTTGCAGTAGATGCATTTCATGCTATACACTAGGGCTGCATTTCGAATTGAACGTCGTCGCTGCCAAATTTCAGTTTGTAAGTAAAAATAGCGCACGAGTGCATTAGCACAAACTGCATTCGATTTTTGCTACTCAGTGCCATACATTTCCAAGTTCTACCATCGTGGAAAAGTGCATCAAGCTGCGACTAGTGCATAGTTTTTTTCCAACTTAAATTATACCAATAAACTAAGGTAAGTATCATTAATTAAACATAAAACTCCGTAAGATTTACCCAGGCGTGTGCACCAATTAAATCAGCTGATGGCCCATCAGATCGGTGATTGCATAACCGTTACAACATCGCAcgcaatgaatttgaaaacgtTAATGCCATTTGTTTTGTAGTAAACCAACATGGGACACCATCCGGAACCGAAAATCTACATCTCAGACAAACTACCAGAAggactgcgcaaaaatatgcaACTCTTCCAGGTTTGATAGGATTGGTCAATAGGTATTAGTCTATAGTTTATTGGAGCCTTACCACTTTTTAGGCTAAGAACACGTTACCTATTCACCTGAAAGGTGGCCCAGCGGACAAGGttctttttctgacaacagTTGCGTTGTGTGGAGTTGGTATTCTTGGCACTCTCAAGTTGATTTACCAATTGGGATTCACTGGTAAGAAATCGGACTAAAACATGTTAGCTCTAGTGAAATAAAACAGTATGACATTGTGTATAAAACAAAAGTTTAATTAAATTTCCTCCGAACCATATATATCTGGTTTAGTGATCTGATAAGTTATGTTATTGCaatcataaataaaaaaaatgtttccgaCGCCTGTAGTAGCACCTATTATCGGACTATATTGTGTACTTGGAACCGAACTCTAGCGCCCAACCTATATTATTTATATCCCCTTGTGCAGCTTTTCATTGCTCTGCTTTACTCGAATGTAACTTCTCAATGGAAAACGATAGCTGCTCCAATTTGGCGACAAGCTTCTTCATGTTAGCTTGCGACTGGTTGCTGTCGGCGTTGCTACTGCTGAAGGACGCCGATGCAGCGGAGGACTCATTGCCTAGATCGAAGTGAAGTTTCGCGAGACTTTCCTGCTGTTCACGGATGCTGGTCATTTGTTCCATCGTGCAGCCAGAACCTACGTGGGATGAATCTTTAAAATGAGAACCTTCCACCTAATTACCAACGTCGGCTACTTACCAAACGCTTTCAGCTTGCCGGAGTGGAAGTCGTCGAGCAACCCAAGTAGGGCACGCTCCATGTGCCGCACGTCCGGAACTTCTGAGATGAAAGAATGGTGCTTTAGTGAGCGCGAAGCAAAGCTGTAGCTCTTGTTCAAGCTAATTGAACTACTGTTGGCGGTGGCGGCGTTCGATCTGCTGTTGCTGGCCAATGACGACTGATCGGACGCTTTCTGTTGTGGACCGGTGCTACGATAAAGCCGCGAGCTGACCGGAAGATTACTACTGCTGTTGCTGGAACTGATCACACTGGATGGTGTGAGATCTGTCCCGATTTTGCCACCGCCACATAACCACACAGTGTGTCACAAAACCAAGGACAAGCCAACAAACCAGAGCATACGAACGAAGGTGCACAAATCATAACGAATCGGGTGGCAATACATAACGTAacatgaaaaataaatgaacaaaAGGAAAAACGCAAAATTACGATTACaagatcaaaaaatatcaacctCTTTATCGACGATTCGAACTAAACTGAAACAAACAAGCATGTAATACATTACGAAATACAAACGACACGAGCGCTACGAGGTCAATAAACTGAACCGAAATAAATGGGttatcatcattatcatcgttACCTCTTTGAATCTTTTTCGGTTTGGTCTTGGCATCCTGGCCAATGCGACGCTCGTTGACATAATTTAGTCGAGCCGTTGGTGCGGCATCTCCCTGGGCAGCTTTTCCCGCTAGGCTAGCGGTATAACTAGTAGAATTGTGACTGCGACTTGTTTCGCCGCTGGAGAAAATCTACAAAGTGAAAGTCGGTCGTAAGGATTTGTCGCACACACATACCATAAAAAAGCTGATAAGAGCAGCAGGATGACTCACCTTATTGCTTAGTACGGGAGAAATTGGCGTCTGTATTGACTTGGCCTGACCGCTGGAGGACAGGTTAGTGATGGTTGCTTGATCGTCTTCCTCGTCGTTGGAGACCAGCTTCTGCCGTTCGACTGCCGC from Wyeomyia smithii strain HCP4-BCI-WySm-NY-G18 chromosome 3, ASM2978416v1, whole genome shotgun sequence encodes the following:
- the LOC129727677 gene encoding uncharacterized protein LOC129727677 isoform X1, whose amino-acid sequence is MECDDAAVERQKLVSNDEEDDQATITNLSSSGQAKSIQTPISPVLSNKIFSSGETSRSHNSTSYTASLAGKAAQGDAAPTARLNYVNERRIGQDAKTKPKKIQRDLTPSSVISSSNSSSNLPVSSRLYRSTGPQQKASDQSSLASNSRSNAATANSSSISLNKSYSFASRSLKHHSFISEVPDVRHMERALLGLLDDFHSGKLKAFGSGCTMEQMTSIREQQESLAKLHFDLGNESSAASASFSSSNADSNQSQANMKKLVAKLEQLSFSIEKLHSSKAEQ
- the LOC129727677 gene encoding coiled-coil domain-containing protein 28A isoform X2 yields the protein MECDDAAVERQKLVSNDEEDDQATITNLSSSGQAKSIQTPISPVLSNKIFSSGETSRSHNSTSYTASLAGKAAQGDAAPTARLNYVNERRIGQDAKTKPKKIQREVPDVRHMERALLGLLDDFHSGKLKAFGSGCTMEQMTSIREQQESLAKLHFDLGNESSAASASFSSSNADSNQSQANMKKLVAKLEQLSFSIEKLHSSKAEQ